One stretch of Bombina bombina isolate aBomBom1 chromosome 7, aBomBom1.pri, whole genome shotgun sequence DNA includes these proteins:
- the LOC128636288 gene encoding 3-galactosyl-N-acetylglucosaminide 4-alpha-L-fucosyltransferase FUT3-like, with product MMKPKEIQLSAPEEPKLIILLWTWPFGMQFPLNKCPNNFDASGCFYTDNRSLFTSANVVIIHHRDVCSSRNLLPPILRPPGQYWVWFNMESPTHSPNLDFMDNLINLTMSYRSDSDIFNPYGYLEENKSNNNFTIPEKSQLVCWAISNWNPDSKRVQYYEELKKYIPITVYGQQHIPIDGESLIKTISKYKFYLTFENSLHKDYITEKLWHNALTSGTVPIVLGPPRENYERFLPPESFIHVEDFPSAMELATYLLELDKDNQRYQQYFRWRSKLQPVRSTSVLKSFCMACKAFKKAPPYRTLPSLSSWFQ from the coding sequence ATGATGAAACCTAAGGAAATTCAGCTTTCTGCACCCGAGGAACCTAAGCTGATTATTTTGCTATGGACATGGCCATTTGGAATGCAGTTCCCATTGAATAAATGTCCAAATAATTTTGATGCCTCTGGCTGCTTCTACACAGATAACCGTAGTTTGTTTACTTCAGCCAATGTTGTCATAATCCATCACAGAGATGTATGTTCCTCCAGAAATCTTTTGCCTCCAATTTTAAGACCACCAGGACAGTACTGGGTATGGTTCAACATGGAATCACCAACCCACAGCCCGAACTTGGATTTCATGGATAATCTTATCAATCTTACCATGTCCTATCGTTCAGATTCAGATATTTTCAATCCTTATGGATATCTGGAAGAGAACAAATCCAACAATAATTTTACTATCCCAGAAAAGTCACAGCTTGTATGCTGGGCTATCAGTAATTGGAACCCAGACTCTAAAAGGGTTCAGTATTATGAAGAACTAAAAAAATACATACCAATCACTGTCTATGGACAGCAGCATATTCCCATAGATGGAGAAAGTCTGATTAAAACTATCTCTAAATATAAGTTCTACCTGACCTTTGAGAACTCATTGCACAAAGACTATATAACCGAGAAGTTGTGGCATAATGCCCTCACCTCTGGAACTGTACCCATTGTTCTTGGTCCACCACGAGAAAACTATGAGAGATTTCTTCCCCCAGAATCATTCATCCATGTAGAAGACTTTCCCAGTGCTATGGAACTAGCAACCTATCTGTTGGAACTAGATAAAGATAATCAAAGATACCAACAATACTTTAGATGGAGGTCAAAACTGCAGCCTGTAAGGTCTACAAGTGTTTTAAAAAGCTTCTGTATGGCATGTAAAGCATTTAAAAAGGCTCCCCCTTATAGAACATTACCTAGCCTAAGCAGCTGGTTCCAATGA